A region of the Scatophagus argus isolate fScaArg1 chromosome 14, fScaArg1.pri, whole genome shotgun sequence genome:
CGCTCctaactgaaagaaaaagctgaaattaacttcagtgaacagaaatgtgacatttattaaAGCTGTTGTCCTTTGGACCAAGATGGAGCCTGTGGTGCAGCAGTAAAACCACTGGGAGGTGCTCAGGCTCTGCCTTTAAAGTTCCACTAAATATCATGTTGTTAAGAATAATACTGTACATCATGAGAGAGGACAAACACTGTAGGTAAATGTACATCCATATTGTTTTATACCTGGTTGAGCTGTACCTCAGTTTTCTCCTCACTGTGTCTTGCCATATACTGCAGGAGCAGAGACCTGATGCCTGTAGCCAGTCCCAGCATAGACTTTGGACTGGGGACCAGGTTAAAGGGCACAGGGAGGGTTCGTCCCTCCTCAAAATAGGAGAACCACAGTTTGGCCCGAGCAAACTTCCACTCAACGTCAGCATCATCctaaagaaaagagggagagaaaaggaaaaaggagggAAACGAACAGGtcaaagaggaaataaaaacacaatgagcaTTAAAACAGCCAAAGCAGCTGCTTGAGTTTGATTCctgaaaaatattaaacagtaaAAGAGTGGAGTATGTAGTATGTGAAAGCAGGTTAGGCTTTCTCAGGCTGTTGTCCATATTTGTGAGGAACATGATGATTCAGTATTCAATGACAAACCTCAATCTCCTGGAAGGAACTGTTAATCATGGCGATGAGCATGTTGAGCAGCACTATCACCATGGTAACATTGTAAACCCCATACAGCACGTAACCAATGTTCTCGATGAATTTGTGTCCATTATTGATCACGACAGACCTGACCTCAGACAGTCCAAATATAGCCCAGAACAACGTCTTGAAGCTCTCTTCCAGGCTGGACAGATGCACAGAGAAAGACATGGGAGGGCGTGGGGGATGAGAGGAAAGTTATTTCCGgcttcaaacaaacaattacTCAGAACAGGAGGAACAGAGACATTGAAGATGCTCTGAGAAGAAAGCGACTGAAGACAAATCCGGTTTTTAGGCCATTTTCTTACACTGTTTCTTATAACTGCTCATATGCTTAAAAGCATATTGAGCTTTCAGGTAACCATTGATGTCCATTCATTCTACTAAAGTATGAAAATCAACTTGCAGAGACTAAAAACTTTAAGTTATCCATTGTTTCACATTTCCTTTCCACATGCATTCATAAAGCAGTGGGTCCCATGTAAACTTTAGGGGTCACggtgtgatttctttttccGACTATCCTGCACTttcgcttttattttgaaatgcaggATATACTGATACCTCTTCTGGCCTCCACAAAAATCCTTAAATTCAAACAACCTGAGAAGgaaatgcgtgtgtgtgcatgtctcacGTGGTGAAGGCGTCATTCTGCTTCGCCCCCAGGTAGTAAGAGTACAGGTTGAACATGCCGATCATGAACGCCAGAAAGACCAGGATGAAGATGACCATGAACTTGAAGATGTCTTTGACAGTCCTGCCTAAAGAGATCTGCAGCGGACCAAAGCTCTCATTGGCCGGGAGGATGTAAGCAATCCGAGAGAAGCTCAGCACCACTGCGACTGCGTACAGGCCCTCGGACACCAGCTGGGGATCCGAAGGCAGCCAGTGGATACGTgctataaaaacacaatgcagttAAGTTTAGTAATTCTACTCCAACTCCTTTTTGAAAATCATTGAGTGTTACAAAGCTATTGCATCTCATCTCAGTGTGATTAAAGGgatagaaaaaaaggaaacagataAATGTGAACCTTTGTTTGAAGGGGCATTTTCCCGTTCTTGTGAAATGTTGGACAAATCAAATACACACGTGCAATCTGTGACTTAGAGGTTACAGGTcgactgtgtgtattttaaggATTCTCAagccaaaaatgttgaaaaacattGAAATGTTTTGCCTCAAAATTGCTACTTTTGAATTTCTGTTGCTCTAAAATTGTAGGCTTTTTAGTAGACAATTTTAACAGGAAAATTTAAGCAGAGACTACAGCTGTGTGGTGGACATCTGTAAGCCAACAGTCAACAGCTGTCATCTCAGCTAAAGTGGAATATGTGCTCCGTTATATAGTATCTGTATACATGAAGTAAATGACGGTATTTAAAGTTTGGCCATCTgttagtctgtgtgtctgtgtgagcatACTCACCCAGTGTAAAGTAGTGTATCTCAGGAGGCAGCGTCACATTAATCAGAGtcgtgtagtgtgtgtgtacataagcCTGGGCTAAGTTAGCGTGTCTCAGAGTGGAGAAGCGACAGCTGAAGGAGGCGAGAAAGATTGCCAGCATCCCGAAATCCAGGAAGTTCCACGGTTCAAGCAGGTACTCCCCAGGCCCTTGACTCCAGATCTCCTTCACCTCAGCCCAGATCAtacctgcagcagcacaggtCAAATGGTAAAACACACAAGACGACATGATGTTTCTGACGATTGCGATCGTCTAATGCTCACCCATGACCCATGAGATAATGAGGATCTCCATCCACGTGAAGGGTGTTGTGGTCATGCGGTAAAGCAGCAGTGGGTCGAGTTGGGATCCTCCTGGGTGCTGATGGTGGGTCATGTTTGGCAACAGGGTGGTGCCGGCGAAACGGTCAGCAGCATTCAGTATCAGAAGACCCAGAAAAATCGTGAAGGATGAGGCATGGGCCACAAACTTCATGAAGGGGCTCCGCATCACTTTCCCCACctgaatgaaagagagagagacgaagcAGTCGCAGACTGAAAGATAACGTCTTTCGGGGAATTAAACGTCTAATGTGAGTGACATTTGTGAACGTAACAGTTGCATACTCTGCTGCATGGAGCGATCAAGTAAGCCAGAGCCAGTCCAGGCAGTCCTATAGCCACcaacagcaccaccagcagTTTGATAGCAGTAGTTTGTTGTCTCAGGCCAGGCAGATTCTCATACCAGATActaagcagctgctgctggcagttAGGATGAGCCACAAactgaaggaaagagacaaTACAGAGCAGAGAACAAGAAAGTAAaggtgaggaaaaacaagagcTCAGTTTCAAGCCAAAATGTTTATTGCTTCAGCAAAGTGTGAACATACCAGAGATCTTTGTCTTGAAATTCTCAAGTCTTTGCACTCAAGTCCAGAGGCAAGTCCAAAGTCCTAAACTTTGACGTTCAAGTCCTAAGCAAGTCATAGTGCATTTTTCACTAAACATAATGCCATTTTAACCACAGAGCCTCGACTTACCACTCTCTGTGTAACCTCCAAGCACACATTATCACTTTGTCTGGCTTTTCTTCTGCAATGAATTTTGCGACATCATGGTGAAATCACTGCTTTTCAACGGCAAGCTCACATCTTAAATCTCAGAGTCTCCTTGTGTTCTGAGAAGTTTTATTAATTTCCTCAGCTACATTTCATAAATACATAACTTGaacaagaaaatgaagagatgaTAACATGTTCGCTGTGATTCTTATCCAGTTCGAGAAGTAATGAATTTCCTATAAATTCCTTACAGGATTTATGACCGAAAACTAGCGATGATGGAGTATGGCGTTATCTGTAGCTTCTTGAAATGGGCAGACTTTCAACCGCAAGGGGGTGGTGCTTACAGCAGATCTCGGCGCTTGTTGTTAATCTAAGCCTGAAATTCATAGATTTTGATCAGAAGTTGctatatttataatttattagtaaactatttacagaacagccTCATAACTGAGCTTCAGATCAACATGTTTGATCGCAAGTGtaagaaaaatgtttacagttttttatAAACTTTAAAGAATAAGCTTTCTAAGTCTAAACTTCCTTCACCGTGAGTACaaatattgacacattttacacgGATGATACTTGTACCCATAAACAATAACTGATGCTTGTTTCATTGGATTACTTCCTAAACCCTGGTAAAAATGCCCCTGTGTCAGTGCCTGGTTGTCTAACCTTTTTAAGTTCGTACTTGATGGCTAA
Encoded here:
- the trpc6a gene encoding short transient receptor potential channel 6a isoform X1, whose product is MNHRLPAVHHDSQHGGYTDSPRARSRDNLLMYDDFGEENCCSARCLGSHSSSERQLLARLCVVKRRQVLRGPAYMFSSPSVSPSEVEQRFLEAAEYGNIPEVRRMLLHVPNLNVNAVDYMGQNALQLAVANEHLEVTELLLGRADMSRVGDALLLAISKGYIRITEALLSHPAFRDARRLTASPAQVDMLDDFYAYDEDGTRFSHDVTPLILAAHCQEYEIVHTLLNKGARIDPPHDYFCGCDSCNYQQQFDSFSHSRSRINAYRGLASPAYLSLSSEDPVLAALELSNELAMLADIEKEFKNDYCCLSSQCKDYVVGLLDLCRSTEEVEAILSGETDSEDSYDLPGRPSLTRLKLAIKYELKKFVAHPNCQQQLLSIWYENLPGLRQQTTAIKLLVVLLVAIGLPGLALAYLIAPCSRVGKVMRSPFMKFVAHASSFTIFLGLLILNAADRFAGTTLLPNMTHHQHPGGSQLDPLLLYRMTTTPFTWMEILIISWVMGMIWAEVKEIWSQGPGEYLLEPWNFLDFGMLAIFLASFSCRFSTLRHANLAQAYVHTHYTTLINVTLPPEIHYFTLARIHWLPSDPQLVSEGLYAVAVVLSFSRIAYILPANESFGPLQISLGRTVKDIFKFMVIFILVFLAFMIGMFNLYSYYLGAKQNDAFTTLEESFKTLFWAIFGLSEVRSVVINNGHKFIENIGYVLYGVYNVTMVIVLLNMLIAMINSSFQEIEDDADVEWKFARAKLWFSYFEEGRTLPVPFNLVPSPKSMLGLATGIRSLLLQYMARHSEEKTEVQLNQLGAGKSSSSFGASNSPTRYQKIMKRLIKRYIIKAQSDRESDEITEGELKEIKQDISSLRYELLEEKAQNMETLDGLLKRLGEISTPS
- the trpc6a gene encoding short transient receptor potential channel 6a isoform X2; amino-acid sequence: MNHRLPAVHHDSQHGGYTDSPRARSRDNLLMYDDFGEENCCSARCLGHSSSERQLLARLCVVKRRQVLRGPAYMFSSPSVSPSEVEQRFLEAAEYGNIPEVRRMLLHVPNLNVNAVDYMGQNALQLAVANEHLEVTELLLGRADMSRVGDALLLAISKGYIRITEALLSHPAFRDARRLTASPAQVDMLDDFYAYDEDGTRFSHDVTPLILAAHCQEYEIVHTLLNKGARIDPPHDYFCGCDSCNYQQQFDSFSHSRSRINAYRGLASPAYLSLSSEDPVLAALELSNELAMLADIEKEFKNDYCCLSSQCKDYVVGLLDLCRSTEEVEAILSGETDSEDSYDLPGRPSLTRLKLAIKYELKKFVAHPNCQQQLLSIWYENLPGLRQQTTAIKLLVVLLVAIGLPGLALAYLIAPCSRVGKVMRSPFMKFVAHASSFTIFLGLLILNAADRFAGTTLLPNMTHHQHPGGSQLDPLLLYRMTTTPFTWMEILIISWVMGMIWAEVKEIWSQGPGEYLLEPWNFLDFGMLAIFLASFSCRFSTLRHANLAQAYVHTHYTTLINVTLPPEIHYFTLARIHWLPSDPQLVSEGLYAVAVVLSFSRIAYILPANESFGPLQISLGRTVKDIFKFMVIFILVFLAFMIGMFNLYSYYLGAKQNDAFTTLEESFKTLFWAIFGLSEVRSVVINNGHKFIENIGYVLYGVYNVTMVIVLLNMLIAMINSSFQEIEDDADVEWKFARAKLWFSYFEEGRTLPVPFNLVPSPKSMLGLATGIRSLLLQYMARHSEEKTEVQLNQLGAGKSSSSFGASNSPTRYQKIMKRLIKRYIIKAQSDRESDEITEGELKEIKQDISSLRYELLEEKAQNMETLDGLLKRLGEISTPS